A section of the Quatrionicoccus australiensis genome encodes:
- a CDS encoding sialidase family protein, translating to MKHELPKNLFARKPAALIAFLIALAAVGDSLRPLPQTTFAITESQPAPAPRLSQQQGPVIRDLPNPAASAHSASLVDLGGQQLGAAWFSGSREGASDVSIVFSRFDGTQWQEPRVIASNEKLQDDQGRITRKLGNPVLWLDKDARLHLWFVSVAYGGWAGSSINHQISYDQGTSWQPAEKLISSPFWNLSTLVRTPPLPLSDGGFALPVYHEFISKHSEWLRLDHSGKVVDKLRIDGARHQIQPSAVALDPNQAVMVTRDAGSGQNAIHVSHSGDAGRHWSNLEAVNLANPNASVALLRLNDGRLLLAYNPQESSRQQLALALSSDGKRWTPAMTLEAGQDSAEFSYPALLQDHAGMIHVAYTWKREHIRLQSFTAEFLDSQAAKSRPIP from the coding sequence GTGAAACACGAACTACCCAAGAATCTCTTCGCGCGCAAGCCGGCAGCGCTGATTGCATTCCTCATTGCACTGGCCGCGGTCGGCGACAGCTTGCGCCCTTTACCGCAAACCACATTCGCCATAACAGAAAGCCAGCCCGCCCCCGCGCCAAGACTCAGCCAGCAACAGGGGCCGGTGATCCGCGACTTGCCAAACCCGGCAGCCTCCGCCCACAGTGCCAGCCTCGTCGATCTCGGAGGACAGCAACTGGGTGCCGCCTGGTTTTCCGGCAGCCGCGAAGGTGCCAGCGATGTCAGCATTGTCTTCAGTCGCTTCGATGGCACGCAGTGGCAAGAACCCCGAGTCATTGCCAGCAACGAAAAGCTGCAAGACGACCAGGGACGCATCACCCGCAAACTCGGCAACCCAGTGCTCTGGCTGGACAAGGATGCACGCCTGCATTTGTGGTTTGTCAGCGTGGCGTATGGCGGCTGGGCCGGCAGCAGCATCAACCACCAGATTTCATACGACCAGGGAACAAGCTGGCAGCCCGCGGAAAAACTGATCTCTTCTCCCTTCTGGAACCTTTCGACGCTCGTCCGCACACCGCCGCTGCCGCTAAGCGACGGGGGCTTTGCCCTTCCGGTCTACCACGAGTTCATTTCGAAACATTCGGAATGGCTGCGCCTGGACCACTCAGGCAAGGTCGTCGACAAGCTCCGCATCGATGGTGCCCGGCACCAGATACAACCCTCTGCCGTTGCACTCGACCCTAACCAGGCCGTCATGGTGACCAGAGATGCCGGTAGCGGGCAAAACGCCATCCACGTCAGCCACAGTGGGGACGCCGGTCGACACTGGTCGAACCTGGAAGCCGTCAACCTCGCCAACCCGAATGCCAGCGTCGCGCTGCTCCGCCTCAACGACGGGCGACTGCTGCTGGCCTACAACCCGCAGGAATCGAGCCGGCAACAACTCGCCCTGGCACTCTCCTCCGACGGAAAGCGCTGGACACCCGCAATGACGCTGGAGGCCGGACAAGACAGCGCCGAATTCTCATACCCCGCGCTCCTCCAGGATCATGCCGGCATGATTCATGTCGCTTACACATGGAAACGCGAACATATTCGCCTGCAATCCTTCACTGCCGAATTCCTCGACAGCCAGGCTGCGAAAAGCAGGCCCATTCCATGA